Proteins from one Niallia circulans genomic window:
- a CDS encoding L,D-transpeptidase: MLKLLAGLLLGLSPLWPLGDNPLPGDPFLIINKSTNELTVIDDNRVQTVISVATGKRDELTPEGLFTVTVKAENPYYRKKNILGGDIKNPLGTRWIGFDAEGTDGRTYGIHGTNNPASIGSYVSEGCVRMQNEVIESIFQTVPLGTKVLITDSKQGSEALAIDYGAINQK; the protein is encoded by the coding sequence ATGCTGAAATTATTGGCAGGTCTGCTGCTGGGATTATCCCCGCTTTGGCCTCTTGGAGATAATCCCCTGCCAGGAGATCCATTCCTTATCATCAACAAAAGTACAAATGAATTGACTGTAATTGATGATAACCGAGTGCAGACCGTTATTAGTGTCGCGACAGGGAAAAGGGATGAGCTGACACCAGAAGGCTTATTCACCGTCACAGTAAAAGCAGAGAATCCTTATTACCGAAAGAAGAATATTTTGGGCGGAGATATAAAAAACCCACTTGGCACGAGATGGATTGGATTTGATGCTGAAGGAACAGACGGAAGAACATATGGAATTCACGGGACAAATAATCCCGCTTCCATTGGGTCTTATGTGTCAGAAGGTTGCGTAAGAATGCAAAATGAGGTTATTGAATCCATTTTTCAAACAGTACCACTTGGAACGAAAGTATTAATTACTGATTCCAAACAAGGCTCAGAGGCTTTAGCGATTGATTACGGTGCAATTAATCAAAAATGA
- the prli42 gene encoding stressosome-associated protein Prli42 encodes MRNKKFQKFVVYLMIFIMLISTLLIGIGMLF; translated from the coding sequence ATGAGAAATAAAAAATTTCAGAAATTCGTTGTCTACTTAATGATTTTCATCATGTTGATATCAACCTTGCTGATTGGTATAGGTATGCTTTTCTAA
- a CDS encoding BrxA/BrxB family bacilliredoxin produces MNIDFNLFMNDVVRQARQDMEEAGYTELTTPESVDEAFAKKGTTLVLVNSVCGCAGGIARPAAGYSLHYKKKPDHLVTVFAGQDKEATETARAYFTGYPPSSPSFALLKDGQIVKMVERHEIEGHDPMEVVGKLQHAFEEYCDEV; encoded by the coding sequence ATGAATATCGATTTCAATTTATTCATGAACGATGTTGTTCGCCAAGCACGCCAAGACATGGAAGAAGCAGGTTATACAGAGCTTACTACACCTGAATCAGTGGATGAGGCATTCGCTAAAAAAGGAACAACATTAGTGTTGGTTAATTCTGTTTGCGGATGTGCAGGAGGGATTGCACGTCCAGCTGCTGGATATTCGTTGCATTATAAAAAGAAACCAGATCATTTAGTGACTGTTTTCGCAGGCCAGGATAAGGAAGCAACAGAAACAGCGAGAGCCTACTTCACAGGATATCCGCCATCCTCGCCGTCCTTCGCATTATTAAAAGATGGGCAAATTGTAAAAATGGTAGAGCGCCACGAAATCGAAGGGCATGACCCAATGGAAGTAGTCGGCAAACTGCAGCATGCGTTTGAAGAATATTGTGACGAAGTATAA
- a CDS encoding tripeptidase T has product MINNERLLNQFLELVQVDSETKYEKEICALLKGKFEALGLEVFEDDTTAVTGHGAGNLICTLPGTVEGADPIYFTSHMDTVVPGVGIKPSIKDGYVVTDGTTILGADDKAGLAVMLEVITVLKEQSILHGTIQFVITVGEESGLVGAKALDPSLVKAKYGYALDSDGKVGNIVVAAPTQAKVKATILGKTAHAGVAPEKGISAITIASKAISKMPLGRIDSETTANIGRFEGGQQTNIVCDHVDILAEARSLIAEKMEAQVEKMKNAFESAAKEMGGQAIVDVEVMYPGFKFGEGDHVVEVARKAAAKIGRSCELQQSGGGSDANVICGFGIPTVNLAVGYEEIHTTNERMPIEELNKLAEMVVAIIEEVAANK; this is encoded by the coding sequence ATGATTAATAATGAACGTTTATTAAACCAATTTTTGGAGCTTGTACAGGTTGATTCTGAAACAAAATATGAAAAAGAGATTTGTGCATTGCTTAAAGGTAAATTCGAGGCACTTGGCTTAGAGGTGTTTGAAGATGATACAACAGCAGTAACTGGCCATGGCGCAGGAAACTTGATTTGTACCCTTCCAGGTACTGTCGAGGGAGCAGATCCGATTTATTTCACTTCGCATATGGATACTGTAGTACCAGGTGTTGGCATTAAGCCTTCTATTAAGGATGGTTATGTCGTAACAGACGGCACGACTATTTTAGGTGCTGACGATAAAGCAGGTCTTGCAGTTATGCTGGAGGTTATCACTGTTTTAAAAGAGCAGTCTATTTTGCATGGTACGATTCAGTTTGTTATAACAGTTGGGGAAGAGTCAGGTTTGGTTGGTGCAAAAGCTCTTGACCCATCATTGGTTAAGGCTAAATACGGCTATGCATTAGACAGTGATGGAAAAGTTGGGAATATTGTCGTTGCTGCACCAACACAAGCAAAAGTGAAAGCAACAATCCTTGGAAAAACAGCGCATGCTGGTGTAGCACCAGAAAAAGGTATTTCCGCTATTACCATAGCGTCAAAGGCGATTTCTAAGATGCCGCTTGGCAGAATAGACAGTGAAACAACAGCGAATATTGGGCGTTTCGAAGGCGGACAGCAAACAAATATCGTTTGTGATCATGTGGATATATTAGCAGAAGCTCGTTCCTTGATTGCTGAGAAAATGGAAGCTCAAGTGGAAAAGATGAAGAATGCATTTGAGTCTGCTGCAAAAGAAATGGGCGGCCAGGCGATTGTCGATGTGGAAGTGATGTATCCAGGCTTTAAGTTCGGTGAAGGAGACCATGTTGTTGAGGTTGCTCGTAAAGCTGCAGCAAAAATCGGCAGAAGCTGTGAATTACAGCAAAGCGGTGGCGGCAGTGATGCTAATGTCATTTGTGGTTTTGGCATACCTACAGTGAACCTTGCTGTTGGCTATGAGGAAATACATACAACAAATGAAAGAATGCCGATCGAAGAATTAAATAAATTGGCAGAAATGGTTGTAGCAATCATCGAAGAAGTTGCAGCAAATAAATAA
- a CDS encoding dihydrolipoamide acetyltransferase family protein — protein MSSEKITMPKLGESVTEGTISKWLVSVGDTVKKYEPLAEVMTDKVNAEIPSSFTGSVKELIAGEGDTLQVGEVICILDVEGEEEVTVVTPSQQKDESSKEEKSVSNKARYSPAVLRLSQEAGLDLSQIKGTGMGGRITRKDVQAAISGGQKPKQDLQVPTKAPVVQMEVQSEPVVTQAPTQQQEPVVQIQTAPGDVEIPVTGIRKAIAANMKKSKHDIPHAWTMIEVDATKLVNYRNEVKDSFKKDEGYNLTYFAFFVKAVAQTLKEFPEINSTWAGDKIIRKKDINISIAVATEDALYVPVIKNADEKSLKGIAREITELAAKARKGTLQLHEMEGGTFTVNNTGSFGSIQSMGIINHPQAAILQVESIVKRPVIKDGMIAISDMVNLCMSLDHRVLDGLVCGRFMQRLKERLENTTKESTPIY, from the coding sequence ATGTCCAGTGAAAAAATAACAATGCCAAAGCTTGGCGAAAGTGTAACAGAAGGAACAATCAGCAAATGGCTGGTTTCTGTCGGTGACACTGTCAAGAAGTATGAACCATTGGCTGAGGTTATGACCGATAAAGTAAATGCAGAAATACCATCATCCTTTACAGGGAGTGTAAAGGAGCTGATTGCAGGTGAAGGAGATACACTACAGGTTGGTGAAGTCATCTGTATCCTTGATGTCGAAGGAGAAGAGGAAGTAACAGTAGTGACCCCAAGCCAGCAAAAGGATGAGAGCAGCAAGGAAGAGAAATCTGTTTCTAATAAAGCTAGATATTCTCCAGCTGTGCTCCGTCTGTCACAAGAAGCGGGTCTTGATCTGAGCCAGATAAAAGGCACAGGAATGGGCGGGAGAATTACAAGGAAGGACGTCCAAGCTGCTATTAGCGGCGGACAGAAGCCAAAGCAAGATTTGCAGGTACCTACAAAAGCACCAGTCGTGCAAATGGAAGTACAATCAGAGCCTGTCGTAACACAAGCACCTACCCAGCAACAGGAGCCAGTCGTGCAAATACAAACAGCTCCTGGTGATGTGGAGATTCCTGTGACTGGAATCCGCAAGGCTATTGCTGCCAATATGAAAAAGAGCAAGCATGATATACCGCATGCATGGACGATGATTGAAGTGGATGCAACGAAACTGGTGAATTACCGCAATGAAGTGAAGGATTCCTTCAAAAAGGACGAAGGCTATAATCTTACATATTTTGCGTTCTTTGTTAAGGCGGTTGCCCAAACACTGAAGGAATTTCCGGAAATCAACTCAACATGGGCTGGTGATAAAATTATCCGCAAAAAGGATATTAATATCTCCATCGCTGTTGCGACAGAAGATGCTTTATACGTACCAGTGATTAAAAACGCAGATGAAAAGTCACTAAAAGGAATTGCCAGAGAAATTACAGAGCTTGCTGCTAAAGCAAGAAAAGGTACATTGCAGCTTCACGAAATGGAAGGCGGTACCTTTACGGTCAATAATACTGGTTCATTCGGTTCTATTCAGTCAATGGGGATTATCAATCATCCGCAAGCAGCCATTTTACAAGTAGAATCAATTGTGAAAAGACCTGTTATTAAGGACGGCATGATTGCGATTAGTGATATGGTGAATTTATGCATGTCACTTGATCACCGTGTGCTTGACGGGTTAGTGTGCGGAAGATTTATGCAGCGTTTGAAGGAAAGACTCGAAAACACTACAAAAGAATCAACGCCAATCTATTAA
- a CDS encoding amino acid ABC transporter permease: MELDFQQFIPSLPFLLKGITVTLKIVFVAGILGFVLGIVLSILKISKFPVLSWIADAYTSIFRGTPLVLQLMIIYYGTPQITGVQIEPAAAAILSFGLNSAAYISEIIRAGILAVDKGQKEAALALGVNNRQAMFDLILPQALKNIFPALINEAVSLTKESAIVTVIGVTDIMRRAYIMGGDKFSYFEPLLLAGVIYYVMVMVLTLLAKVLERRMRRSD, translated from the coding sequence ATGGAATTGGATTTTCAACAGTTTATTCCATCCCTTCCTTTTCTATTAAAAGGAATTACTGTTACATTAAAAATTGTATTTGTTGCCGGGATTTTGGGCTTTGTATTAGGTATTGTTCTATCAATTTTAAAAATAAGCAAATTTCCAGTATTAAGCTGGATTGCTGATGCGTATACGTCTATTTTTAGAGGAACACCGCTTGTCCTTCAATTAATGATTATTTATTACGGTACACCGCAGATTACTGGTGTACAAATTGAACCGGCAGCAGCTGCAATTCTGTCATTTGGATTAAACTCTGCAGCATATATTTCTGAAATTATCCGTGCAGGGATTCTTGCTGTTGATAAAGGTCAGAAAGAAGCAGCACTTGCTCTTGGAGTTAACAACAGACAGGCAATGTTTGATTTAATCCTTCCCCAAGCACTGAAAAATATTTTTCCAGCACTTATAAATGAGGCAGTATCTCTGACAAAAGAATCAGCGATTGTTACTGTTATTGGTGTTACGGATATTATGAGACGAGCTTATATAATGGGTGGAGACAAATTTTCTTATTTCGAACCATTATTGTTGGCAGGGGTAATTTATTATGTAATGGTAATGGTGCTGACATTGCTTGCGAAGGTTCTTGAAAGGAGAATGAGAAGAAGTGATTAA
- a CDS encoding amino acid ABC transporter ATP-binding protein — MINVQQLHKSFGSLHVLKGISTEIKKGEVVTIIGPSGSGKSTFLRCLNLLEVPTEGKIFIDNVEVTAKKANIKKMRENVGMVFQHFHLFPHKTVLQNVTYAPIKVKGISKSEAEKLGMELLTKVGLAEKANEYPSRLSGGQKQRVAIARALAMNPEVILFDEPTSALDPEMVKEVLEVMKSLANTGITMLIVTHEMGFAREAASRVLFLDEGSVVEDAPPAEFFSNPKSARAKEFLEKML; from the coding sequence GTGATTAATGTTCAACAATTGCATAAATCATTCGGTTCCTTACATGTCTTGAAAGGAATCTCAACAGAAATAAAAAAAGGCGAGGTTGTGACAATTATTGGACCATCTGGTTCTGGTAAATCCACTTTCCTGCGCTGCTTGAATTTATTAGAGGTGCCTACTGAGGGTAAAATTTTCATTGATAATGTGGAAGTTACTGCTAAGAAGGCTAACATAAAAAAAATGAGAGAAAATGTCGGCATGGTGTTTCAGCATTTTCATCTTTTCCCGCATAAGACTGTTTTGCAAAACGTTACGTATGCACCGATTAAAGTAAAAGGCATCAGCAAATCAGAGGCTGAAAAGCTTGGAATGGAATTGCTCACAAAAGTCGGCTTGGCTGAAAAAGCAAATGAATACCCAAGTCGTCTGTCAGGCGGACAAAAACAAAGGGTAGCCATTGCCAGAGCGCTTGCAATGAATCCTGAGGTTATTTTGTTCGATGAACCAACTTCAGCTCTTGACCCTGAAATGGTTAAAGAAGTTTTGGAAGTTATGAAGTCACTTGCGAATACAGGTATTACCATGCTGATTGTGACACATGAAATGGGATTTGCCAGAGAAGCTGCAAGCCGAGTTCTGTTTCTTGATGAAGGATCAGTTGTTGAGGATGCACCACCTGCTGAGTTTTTCTCCAATCCAAAAAGTGCCAGAGCAAAAGAATTTTTGGAAAAAATGCTATAA
- a CDS encoding transporter substrate-binding domain-containing protein has translation MKKLMALMLLMIAILAGCGTSADDKNSDGSEKKELIMGTSADYPPFEYIDSAKSEEIIGFDIDLANALGEKLGYTIKVKDFDFSGLIPAIQAGQVDLVMSGMSPTPERKENVDFSDIYYTAQDLVITKKDSNINSVEDLKGKTIGVQLASIQEDAAKEIAKNVDVKVENRDRIPQLVEEIKAGRFDAAIIEDVVAQGYLKKDDSLSSFTATEANDDAGSAIAFPKDSSMTEEFNTELNKMKENGELDKLIVKWFGN, from the coding sequence ATGAAGAAACTAATGGCACTTATGCTGTTGATGATAGCGATTTTAGCAGGTTGTGGTACAAGCGCAGATGATAAAAACAGTGATGGATCTGAAAAGAAAGAGCTTATTATGGGTACATCTGCTGACTATCCTCCTTTTGAATACATCGATTCAGCGAAAAGTGAAGAAATCATCGGATTTGATATTGACTTAGCAAATGCACTTGGTGAAAAACTAGGCTATACAATTAAAGTAAAAGATTTTGATTTCAGCGGCTTGATTCCAGCAATCCAAGCAGGTCAAGTAGACTTGGTAATGTCAGGAATGTCTCCAACACCTGAAAGAAAAGAAAATGTTGATTTCAGTGACATCTACTATACGGCTCAAGACTTAGTAATCACGAAAAAAGACAGCAACATCAACAGTGTAGAAGATTTAAAAGGTAAAACAATCGGCGTACAGCTTGCATCGATCCAAGAAGATGCTGCGAAAGAAATTGCAAAAAACGTGGATGTGAAAGTGGAAAACCGTGACCGTATTCCGCAATTGGTAGAAGAAATTAAAGCTGGCAGATTCGATGCTGCAATCATTGAAGATGTAGTAGCACAGGGATACTTGAAGAAGGATGATTCTTTAAGCTCATTTACTGCAACAGAGGCAAATGATGATGCAGGTTCTGCAATTGCCTTCCCGAAAGACAGTTCAATGACAGAAGAGTTCAACACTGAATTGAATAAAATGAAAGAAAACGGCGAATTAGATAAGTTAATTGTTAAATGGTTTGGTAACTAA